The following proteins are co-located in the Dyadobacter chenwenxiniae genome:
- a CDS encoding DNA alkylation repair protein: protein MMTLKETLDQLESLGTEKMREFNTKRGAGEHQFGIKLGDIRTVANKIKADHELALALWDTGNIEARLLATLIINSKKLSAEELDKMVRSERYTQVADWLYSNVIKDHPLAESLRTGWVNSDDTMAARAGWSLTSGCVARNPDALDLPATLDRIEAEMPGAAPEVQWTMNSTLANIGIKFPEHRERAIAIGERLGVFKDYPVSKGCTSPFAPIWIREIVRRQG from the coding sequence ATGATGACGCTCAAAGAGACACTAGATCAGCTCGAATCACTCGGGACGGAAAAGATGCGGGAGTTCAATACGAAACGTGGTGCGGGCGAGCATCAGTTCGGTATAAAACTGGGAGATATCCGGACTGTGGCAAACAAAATCAAAGCCGATCATGAGCTGGCCTTAGCGCTATGGGATACGGGAAATATCGAGGCCCGGCTTCTGGCTACATTGATTATCAATTCCAAAAAACTATCAGCAGAAGAGCTCGACAAGATGGTTAGATCCGAGAGATACACGCAAGTCGCGGATTGGCTTTATTCCAACGTCATCAAAGATCACCCGCTGGCTGAATCGCTGCGGACCGGGTGGGTGAACTCCGATGATACAATGGCAGCCAGGGCAGGATGGAGCCTCACAAGCGGCTGCGTGGCACGTAACCCGGACGCACTCGACCTGCCCGCAACCCTCGACCGCATCGAAGCGGAAATGCCAGGCGCGGCCCCGGAAGTGCAATGGACCATGAATTCAACGCTCGCGAATATTGGAATAAAATTTCCCGAACACCGCGAACGTGCAATCGCAATAGGCGAGCGGCTCGGCGTTTTTAAAGATTATCCCGTTTCCAAAGGCTGTACTTCACCATTCGCCCCCATCTGGATCAGGGAAATTGTCCGAAGACAAGGTTGA
- a CDS encoding aldo/keto reductase produces the protein MSIRKVNLGNQGLTVPNIGLGCMGMTQIAGADIYGKADEGEAIRSIHRSLELGGNFLDTADLYGPLLNERLIAKAIDGNRDRYIIATKFGFEIDDNEQLTWKFNGNPDYVRKAVERSLKNLGTDYIDLYYLHRLDPEVPIEDTVGSMAALVKEGKVGYLGLSEVSSQTLRKAHATHPITALQTEYSLFERTVEEAGVLDTLQELGIGFVAYSPLGRGFISGERIKSPDDFPADDFRRSIPRFQGEQFYKNLELADAIENLASEKGVTASQLAIAWIIAKGHLPIPGTKRVKYIEENIAAANIVLNETEVASLESIVPLGITGARYDEAGMGWIDE, from the coding sequence ATGAGCATTAGAAAAGTTAATTTAGGAAACCAGGGCTTGACAGTGCCCAATATAGGACTGGGTTGCATGGGCATGACGCAGATTGCAGGTGCAGATATTTACGGAAAAGCAGACGAGGGCGAGGCGATCAGGAGCATCCACCGTTCCTTGGAACTGGGTGGCAATTTTCTGGATACAGCCGACCTTTACGGCCCGTTATTAAACGAACGGCTTATTGCAAAAGCCATTGATGGCAACCGTGACCGTTACATTATCGCCACAAAATTTGGTTTTGAAATTGATGATAATGAGCAGCTTACCTGGAAATTCAATGGCAATCCGGATTATGTCAGAAAAGCTGTGGAGCGGTCTTTGAAAAATTTGGGAACGGATTACATTGATCTGTATTATCTGCATCGCCTGGATCCCGAAGTGCCCATTGAAGACACGGTAGGCTCTATGGCAGCGCTTGTAAAAGAAGGAAAAGTGGGTTATCTTGGACTTTCGGAAGTTTCTTCCCAAACGCTTCGAAAAGCCCACGCGACGCATCCGATCACAGCATTGCAGACAGAATATTCTTTGTTTGAAAGGACCGTGGAAGAGGCAGGGGTTTTGGATACATTACAGGAATTGGGCATTGGGTTTGTTGCTTACTCCCCGCTGGGACGAGGATTTATTTCCGGTGAAAGGATCAAAAGCCCGGATGATTTTCCCGCCGATGATTTCAGGCGTTCCATCCCGCGTTTCCAGGGCGAGCAGTTTTACAAAAACCTCGAACTTGCCGATGCAATCGAAAATCTGGCTTCGGAAAAGGGAGTGACCGCCTCGCAGCTTGCCATTGCATGGATCATTGCAAAAGGACATCTTCCGATCCCGGGAACGAAGCGGGTAAAATACATTGAGGAGAACATTGCAGCCGCAAACATTGTATTAAATGAAACAGAAGTAGCCAGTCTGGAAAGCATTGTGCCGCTGGGCATTACAGGCGCGCGATACGACGAAGCGGGCATGGGCTGGATTGATGAATAA
- a CDS encoding DUF4256 domain-containing protein, with protein sequence MKNNNKQLSQDQTNELLNTLKARFEKNQDRHKGLEWSKIQARLEADPEKLWVLDEMEVTGGEPDVVAYDKESDAYIFFDCSPETPKDRRSLCYDRAAWESRKANRPEGTAMDKAAEMGIELLTEEEYQELQTLGKFDLKTSSWLKTSADVRKLGGAIFGDRRFDRVFIYHNGADSYYAARGFRGSLRV encoded by the coding sequence ATGAAAAACAACAACAAACAGCTGTCACAGGACCAGACAAATGAGCTTCTGAACACATTGAAGGCCCGTTTTGAAAAAAACCAGGATCGTCACAAGGGTCTGGAGTGGAGTAAGATACAGGCCAGACTGGAAGCAGATCCGGAAAAGCTATGGGTGCTGGACGAAATGGAAGTAACGGGCGGCGAACCGGATGTGGTGGCTTATGATAAAGAATCAGATGCGTATATCTTTTTTGATTGCTCCCCGGAAACGCCGAAGGACCGCAGAAGCCTTTGTTATGATCGGGCAGCCTGGGAATCCCGGAAGGCCAACAGACCCGAGGGAACGGCGATGGACAAGGCGGCCGAAATGGGCATTGAACTTTTGACGGAAGAGGAATATCAGGAATTGCAGACACTTGGGAAATTTGATTTGAAAACGTCCAGCTGGCTGAAAACGAGTGCGGATGTAAGAAAGCTGGGTGGCGCAATATTCGGTGACCGCCGTTTCGACAGGGTTTTTATTTATCACAACGGAGCGGATTCTTACTATGCCGCCAGAGGCTTCCGCGGCTCACTCAGGGTTTAA
- a CDS encoding aminotransferase-like domain-containing protein, whose protein sequence is MNRDFLYNEIANAIAGQITTGVLKKGDKLPSVRTLCREHNISMNTAKRVFLELEAKSLVDSKPQSGYFVSWGPHTKLRLPEVSQPSLVASHQEPDELINKVYANMGSADFTLFSIGVPSTDLLPLAKLRKEIITATRELKGGGMAYESLQGNLKLRRMIAIRSLGWGGNLHENDLITTSGAMNALAFCLMALGKQGDTVAMESPCFPGTLQLAISLGFKVLELPTHPVTGLEIEALKEAIPKIDLCLLVPNFNTPLGSCMPEANKKEIVALLSKHQIPLIEDDIYGDLYFGTQRPKCCKSFDKEGNVLWCGSVSKTLAPGYRVGWVAPGKYKEKLLKLKLVHSISSPAIAQEAVANFLNSGKYESHLRQLRRTLHDNTQKYIHAIARHFPEETKTSRPQGGLSIWVELDKRTDTAKLYDLAIKQQISIAPGRMFTLQNQFENCMRLCVGLPWSGEIEARLKQLGDLAKMI, encoded by the coding sequence ATGAACAGAGATTTTCTTTATAACGAAATAGCCAATGCAATTGCCGGCCAGATCACGACCGGCGTTCTGAAAAAGGGGGACAAATTGCCTTCCGTAAGGACGCTGTGCAGGGAACACAACATTAGCATGAACACTGCGAAGCGCGTTTTCCTGGAACTGGAAGCAAAATCTCTGGTTGATTCAAAACCACAGTCCGGCTACTTCGTAAGCTGGGGACCACATACGAAGCTGCGTCTCCCTGAGGTGAGCCAGCCATCATTGGTTGCCAGTCACCAGGAGCCGGACGAGCTCATCAATAAGGTGTATGCCAACATGGGAAGCGCAGATTTCACTCTTTTTTCCATTGGCGTTCCTTCCACCGACTTGCTTCCACTGGCAAAATTAAGAAAGGAGATAATTACGGCGACGCGTGAGCTGAAAGGCGGCGGAATGGCTTATGAGTCATTGCAGGGTAATTTGAAACTGCGAAGAATGATTGCCATCCGATCTCTGGGCTGGGGAGGAAATTTGCATGAAAATGATCTGATAACCACTAGTGGCGCTATGAATGCGCTGGCTTTTTGTCTGATGGCACTGGGCAAGCAGGGTGACACCGTAGCCATGGAAAGCCCGTGCTTTCCCGGCACGCTGCAACTGGCTATCAGTCTGGGATTTAAGGTGCTGGAACTGCCCACACACCCTGTGACAGGTTTGGAAATTGAAGCACTGAAGGAAGCAATTCCAAAAATCGATCTTTGTCTTTTGGTGCCGAATTTCAATACGCCACTGGGAAGCTGTATGCCGGAGGCAAACAAGAAAGAAATAGTTGCGCTACTCTCCAAACACCAGATCCCGCTCATTGAGGATGACATTTACGGCGATCTTTACTTCGGTACGCAACGCCCCAAATGCTGCAAATCATTCGATAAGGAGGGAAATGTGCTTTGGTGCGGTTCCGTGTCGAAAACCCTGGCTCCCGGTTATCGGGTAGGGTGGGTGGCGCCGGGAAAATACAAGGAAAAACTGTTGAAACTAAAATTGGTACATTCCATTTCCTCTCCAGCGATTGCCCAGGAAGCCGTCGCCAATTTCCTGAACTCGGGTAAATACGAGAGCCATCTCAGGCAACTTCGGCGCACATTGCATGATAATACCCAAAAGTACATCCACGCCATAGCACGGCATTTTCCAGAGGAAACAAAGACGAGCCGACCACAAGGCGGGCTCTCGATTTGGGTGGAATTGGATAAACGAACCGACACCGCTAAACTTTATGACCTGGCTATCAAACAGCAGATCAGCATTGCTCCCGGACGCATGTTCACCCTTCAGAACCAATTCGAAAATTGTATGAGACTCTGCGTTGGCCTGCCGTGGTCCGGGGAAATCGAAGCCCGGCTTAAACAGTTGGGGGATTTGGCGAAGATGATTTAG
- a CDS encoding DMT family transporter, with protein sequence MNKLILYNSKESISSGWINGFLGVLIFSGSLPATKVAILDFDPVFLTVARAMIAGLLGLSMLLVFREKRPSKSQIIPLAIVSLGVVVGYPLLSALALQYVSSAHSIVFVGMLPLATAIFGVIRGSERPRPAFWLFSVLGSLLVTGYAFAQGISAAPVGDLLMLLAIILCGLGYAEGAKLSKTLGGWQVICWALVISLPFMTPALIFLMPASLSTIGTPAWIGLAYVSLFSMLIGFVFWYRGLAQGGIAAVGQLQLLQPFFGLALAATLLHEPVNAGMLAITAGVILCVAGSRKFAK encoded by the coding sequence ATGAACAAACTAATTCTCTACAATTCAAAAGAAAGCATTTCCAGCGGCTGGATCAACGGTTTCCTGGGCGTACTGATATTTAGCGGCTCGCTCCCGGCAACAAAAGTGGCCATTCTGGATTTCGATCCTGTGTTTCTAACCGTGGCGCGCGCAATGATTGCCGGCCTGCTGGGCCTTTCCATGCTGCTGGTCTTCCGCGAAAAGCGACCTTCCAAATCACAAATTATTCCGCTGGCTATCGTTTCGCTCGGCGTCGTAGTCGGCTACCCGCTCTTGTCTGCGCTGGCGCTGCAGTATGTTTCTTCGGCACATTCAATTGTTTTTGTGGGTATGCTGCCGCTTGCAACGGCAATATTCGGCGTCATTCGCGGCAGCGAGCGCCCGCGTCCGGCTTTTTGGCTATTTTCGGTCCTGGGAAGCCTGCTGGTTACAGGCTACGCCTTTGCACAAGGGATCTCCGCAGCGCCCGTTGGCGATCTGCTGATGTTATTAGCCATTATTCTGTGTGGACTTGGCTATGCTGAAGGTGCAAAGCTTTCCAAAACGCTGGGTGGATGGCAGGTGATTTGTTGGGCCTTGGTGATTTCGCTGCCATTTATGACGCCTGCGCTAATCTTTCTGATGCCGGCGTCACTTTCCACAATCGGCACACCCGCGTGGATCGGGCTTGCATATGTTTCGCTGTTCAGCATGCTGATCGGCTTTGTATTCTGGTATCGCGGGCTTGCGCAGGGGGGCATTGCTGCGGTAGGACAGCTCCAATTGCTGCAGCCGTTCTTTGGACTGGCATTGGCAGCGACATTGCTTCACGAACCCGTGAACGCGGGCATGCTAGCTATCACCGCAGGCGTCATACTTTGCGTTGCAGGATCAAGAAAGTTTGCAAAATAA
- a CDS encoding vWA domain-containing protein: MKFCYVSLLLFLLKCTAILAQTEAPTQSLNHYVTFLDKSSEVLIARFKMLASYQEAVSRYRKKPVSDLRLPSSGPLEEYYFKKAMTVNGLPAAEMDRLNKNARAIWETLNDIDVVCKQLETHVRLKAYQKDDLKQSEEYVSKIQGMFDRFSHEKDAFYEQVQQVYRKHQPYSAADPYLLTEKAMEHVIVSQRALLDSLPYYLNEETRADWPVETVRRSMLADEKFLATIDNTKARLEYPADDMLSSFKSALSSMQSLKGRAIDDYTFEAKQSAVHGNEYYVLLMNQFNQDLLAFQNSFVNYSQTKRRLLYYPAFSPVFAKEKTLKADKNAAGTVPFEDKPLLSFDTKRASAPASPALLRTLNDYIEFVNESLRQMHSLQSTLRNYQSSAEYYRDPVRSSSRASLEYSHEKFKIPSSAYALLMTASAAVPEPYRASVNRQTEVLMNVLKEMDNLSIELIAYTNDKRYLKDQLQRSDAILDRYLTLFDTFDKKKEQLYNDVRRIYETFPPTDSKSSWIIAGKALQSAMDDNRDVLFGVKALLRRESPEIPAIAKIEGDAQELIADEYQNLKGLQRYGRSNGLCPYSPYEDLAGNSARFADLTKKVKNLSPGSPRHPFESFYYFYNNELVYQYNKFVELAKGSLLKVVNQPDLFVFAKSGESKTANPAKSPQPEPVRKDAVKEPDPEITALEKSKTAAALTENPAVPLATQVLQSKTDTVYVERIRVDTVFVDRNAANQQVTRSLDGFAANNMVLLLDVSSSMNSPYKMPLLKRSIKSMLTLLRPEDQISIVLYSGKARVVLKPTSGSKSAEIARMIDLLQSDGDTDGNEGIRLAYKTANKQYIRGGNNRIILATDGEFPVSDEVMQMIGQNARQDLYLSIFTFGRNPHIGQKLKKLSKIGKGTYVHVSEENADLQLILEAQGKKLAAD; this comes from the coding sequence ATGAAATTCTGTTATGTTTCCCTGCTCCTTTTCCTTCTGAAATGCACCGCAATCCTGGCGCAAACGGAAGCTCCCACGCAGTCGCTGAACCATTATGTGACGTTTTTGGACAAATCATCCGAAGTGCTGATCGCGCGTTTCAAAATGCTGGCGAGTTATCAGGAGGCAGTAAGTCGATACAGGAAAAAGCCGGTTTCTGACCTCAGGTTACCGTCTTCCGGGCCATTGGAAGAATATTATTTCAAAAAAGCAATGACTGTAAATGGCTTACCGGCTGCCGAAATGGACCGTCTGAACAAAAATGCAAGGGCGATCTGGGAAACGCTGAATGACATTGATGTCGTTTGCAAGCAATTGGAAACGCATGTGCGCCTGAAAGCATATCAAAAAGATGACCTGAAACAATCAGAAGAATATGTATCCAAAATTCAGGGAATGTTCGACCGTTTCAGCCATGAAAAAGATGCATTCTACGAGCAAGTGCAGCAGGTTTACCGAAAGCATCAACCCTATTCCGCCGCTGATCCATATTTACTTACAGAAAAAGCGATGGAGCACGTGATCGTCAGCCAGCGCGCGTTACTCGATTCATTGCCTTATTATTTAAATGAAGAAACCCGGGCTGACTGGCCGGTTGAAACCGTTCGGCGAAGCATGCTGGCCGACGAAAAATTTCTCGCAACCATTGATAACACCAAGGCCAGACTCGAATATCCGGCTGACGATATGTTAAGTTCTTTCAAATCGGCTCTAAGCTCGATGCAATCATTAAAAGGCAGGGCCATAGACGATTACACATTCGAAGCAAAACAGTCGGCTGTGCATGGAAATGAATATTATGTGCTGCTAATGAACCAGTTTAATCAGGATCTGCTGGCATTTCAGAACTCTTTTGTCAATTACAGTCAAACCAAACGCAGGTTGCTTTATTATCCGGCATTTAGTCCGGTGTTTGCGAAAGAGAAGACTTTGAAGGCAGATAAAAACGCGGCGGGAACGGTTCCGTTTGAAGACAAACCGCTATTGTCTTTTGACACAAAAAGGGCGAGCGCCCCCGCTTCTCCTGCGTTGCTTCGGACATTGAACGATTACATTGAATTTGTAAATGAATCACTGCGGCAAATGCATTCGTTGCAATCGACACTCCGCAATTATCAGTCTTCCGCTGAATATTACCGAGATCCGGTCCGAAGCAGTTCGCGCGCTAGCCTGGAATATTCACATGAAAAATTTAAAATTCCGTCATCGGCATATGCACTCCTTATGACTGCCAGCGCAGCCGTTCCGGAGCCATATCGGGCATCCGTTAACAGGCAAACCGAAGTGCTGATGAATGTGCTGAAAGAAATGGATAACCTGAGCATCGAGCTCATTGCTTATACCAATGACAAGCGCTATCTCAAAGACCAATTGCAACGGTCGGACGCCATTCTGGATCGTTATCTGACACTTTTTGACACATTTGACAAAAAGAAAGAACAGCTTTACAATGACGTTCGCCGCATTTACGAAACTTTTCCGCCAACGGACTCGAAAAGCTCCTGGATCATTGCCGGCAAGGCATTACAGAGCGCAATGGACGACAACCGGGATGTACTTTTTGGCGTGAAAGCATTATTGAGACGCGAAAGCCCTGAAATTCCGGCGATCGCAAAAATCGAAGGCGATGCACAGGAATTGATTGCCGACGAGTATCAGAATTTGAAAGGATTACAACGATACGGCCGCAGCAACGGCCTTTGCCCTTACTCTCCTTATGAAGATCTGGCGGGAAATTCGGCCAGGTTTGCTGACCTGACGAAGAAGGTGAAAAACCTTTCGCCAGGTTCCCCGCGCCATCCATTTGAGTCTTTTTACTATTTCTATAACAATGAGCTCGTTTATCAATACAACAAGTTTGTAGAATTGGCAAAAGGAAGTTTGCTCAAAGTCGTTAACCAGCCTGACCTGTTTGTTTTCGCAAAATCCGGTGAATCAAAAACCGCAAATCCTGCCAAATCACCGCAGCCGGAACCCGTCCGGAAAGACGCCGTTAAGGAACCTGATCCGGAAATAACCGCCTTAGAAAAATCTAAAACTGCCGCTGCCCTGACCGAAAATCCGGCAGTTCCCCTTGCCACGCAGGTTTTGCAGTCAAAAACCGACACGGTTTATGTGGAACGTATCCGTGTTGACACGGTTTTTGTAGATAGAAACGCGGCAAATCAGCAGGTTACCCGTTCATTGGACGGATTTGCGGCTAATAATATGGTGCTTTTGCTGGATGTGTCGTCCTCCATGAACTCCCCTTACAAAATGCCGCTCCTGAAACGTTCCATCAAATCAATGTTGACACTATTGCGGCCAGAAGATCAAATATCAATTGTTTTATACTCCGGCAAAGCACGCGTTGTTTTGAAACCGACATCAGGATCCAAGTCTGCCGAGATCGCCCGCATGATCGATTTGCTGCAATCGGATGGGGATACGGATGGCAATGAGGGCATCCGTCTTGCCTATAAAACGGCTAACAAACAATACATCCGCGGCGGGAACAACCGGATCATTCTGGCCACAGACGGAGAATTTCCGGTCAGTGATGAAGTGATGCAAATGATTGGTCAGAATGCACGTCAGGACCTTTACCTGAGCATTTTCACATTTGGCAGAAATCCACACATAGGCCAAAAGCTCAAAAAGTTAAGTAAGATCGGGAAGGGCACTTATGTCCATGTATCCGAAGAAAATGCCGATTTGCAGCTCATTTTGGAAGCACAAGGCAAGAAGCTGGCAGCCGATTAA